The following coding sequences lie in one Methylotuvimicrobium alcaliphilum 20Z genomic window:
- a CDS encoding HAD-IIB family hydrolase, with translation MTDRLLLCTDLDRTLLPNGNVPESAMARVYFKALARHPGATLAYVTGRHQALVQQAIAEYDLPLPDYVIGDVGTTIYQIVDHEWQEWSQWSHEIEPDWAGREHAEMHRLFSELSELTLQEGAKQNRFKLSYYVSAAIDPKPLLTEMRKRLASHSTRAELIYSVDETTRTGLLDVLPACATKFHAVEFLMKQLGFCLDNTVFAGDSGNDLPVLTSPINSVLVANATDEVRKQALQLAREQSTEQSLYLAEGGFLGMNGNYSAGILEGVVHYLPEIKHWIIGDE, from the coding sequence ATGACCGATCGGCTTTTGCTTTGTACCGACCTTGATCGAACCTTATTGCCGAACGGCAATGTGCCGGAATCGGCGATGGCGAGGGTTTATTTCAAGGCCTTGGCGCGGCATCCCGGGGCCACGCTGGCATATGTGACCGGTAGGCATCAGGCCTTAGTCCAGCAAGCGATAGCCGAATACGATTTGCCGTTGCCGGATTACGTGATCGGCGATGTCGGTACTACGATTTATCAAATCGTCGATCATGAATGGCAAGAGTGGTCGCAATGGAGTCATGAAATCGAACCGGATTGGGCCGGACGCGAACATGCCGAGATGCATCGTTTGTTCAGCGAATTATCCGAATTAACGCTACAGGAAGGCGCGAAGCAAAATCGTTTCAAGCTCAGTTATTATGTATCGGCAGCAATCGATCCGAAGCCTTTGTTGACTGAAATGAGAAAACGCTTGGCGTCGCACTCGACTCGAGCAGAGCTCATTTACAGTGTCGACGAAACCACACGTACTGGGTTGCTGGATGTTTTACCGGCTTGCGCGACTAAGTTCCATGCAGTCGAGTTTTTAATGAAGCAGCTCGGCTTTTGTTTGGATAACACGGTTTTTGCCGGCGATAGCGGTAACGATCTACCGGTGTTGACTAGCCCGATTAACTCGGTGTTGGTCGCCAATGCGACCGACGAGGTACGCAAGCAGGCGCTGCAATTGGCTCGGGAGCAATCGACCGAGCAATCCTTGTATTTGGCTGAAGGCGGTTTTCTCGGAATGAACGGCAATTACAGTGCCGGTATTTTAGAAGGCGTTGTGCATTATTTACCCGAAATCAAACACTGGATAATTGGCGATGAATAA
- a CDS encoding PfkB family carbohydrate kinase, which produces MNKNPITIFGEVLFDHFPDGSRVLGGAPFNVAWHLQAFRQEPHFISRVGQDATGDSVIAAMHKWGMDMSGLQRDSRHPTGVVDIVIEQGEPAYTIVPEQAYDYIDEDELQDTDRPGLLYHGTLSLRQPVSRAALDVLKDAHKGRIFMDVNLREPWWQKDQVLEWLGQADWVKLNHHELAALYPVSGDLKADMRRFVELYRLQGLIVTSGKQGAFATDHQGVSCRVTPGEIAQVIDTVGAGDAFASVMLLGLNLDWPLQITMERAQAFASAMVGQRGATVRDPVFYEPFIAAWDLD; this is translated from the coding sequence ATGAATAAAAATCCGATCACTATTTTCGGCGAGGTTTTGTTCGATCATTTTCCCGACGGCAGTCGGGTGCTCGGCGGCGCGCCGTTCAATGTCGCCTGGCATTTGCAGGCCTTCCGGCAAGAACCGCATTTCATCAGTCGTGTCGGTCAGGATGCGACCGGAGACTCGGTCATTGCCGCAATGCATAAGTGGGGCATGGATATGTCGGGTTTGCAAAGGGATAGCCGGCATCCTACCGGTGTCGTCGATATCGTCATCGAGCAGGGCGAGCCCGCCTATACGATCGTGCCGGAACAAGCCTACGATTATATTGATGAAGACGAGCTTCAAGATACGGATCGTCCCGGTTTGCTTTATCACGGCACGCTGTCCTTGCGTCAGCCGGTTTCAAGGGCGGCTTTGGACGTTCTTAAAGACGCACACAAGGGGCGTATATTCATGGATGTCAATTTGCGCGAACCTTGGTGGCAAAAAGACCAGGTGCTTGAATGGCTCGGTCAAGCCGATTGGGTCAAGCTGAATCATCATGAGTTGGCGGCGCTTTATCCGGTTTCGGGCGATCTTAAGGCCGATATGCGGCGCTTTGTCGAGCTTTACCGATTACAAGGATTGATTGTCACGAGCGGGAAGCAAGGTGCGTTTGCGACTGATCATCAGGGTGTGTCGTGCCGGGTTACGCCGGGCGAAATCGCCCAAGTCATCGATACGGTCGGTGCCGGCGATGCGTTCGCTTCGGTGATGCTACTCGGGCTCAATCTCGATTGGCCGCTGCAAATCACGATGGAACGCGCGCAAGCATTTGCCTCGGCCATGGTCGGCCAAAGAGGCGCGACGGTCAGAGATCCTGTCTTTTATGAACCGTTTATAGCGGCTTGGGATCTAGACTAA